The following coding sequences lie in one Alosa sapidissima isolate fAloSap1 chromosome 15, fAloSap1.pri, whole genome shotgun sequence genomic window:
- the cysltr2b gene encoding LOW QUALITY PROTEIN: cysteinyl leukotriene receptor 2 (The sequence of the model RefSeq protein was modified relative to this genomic sequence to represent the inferred CDS: deleted 1 base in 1 codon), producing MNQSCIGDGQNCSISDFKRNVYPTAYLLIFIIGLIANLISLCVFLKMWRAEKTLSSINLFMVNLTVSDLMLICSLPFRASYYINDSNWVFGDVTCRIMSYVLYVNMYGSIYFLMVLSVIRYVAITKPFTYVRQQHYRCTWLVCLSIWLLVSLASIPNLFSGTNQGEKVTCLELVEPVVDLLNTIIIMNYGALLLGFLIPFLVILVCYTLVVQRLLKQNIVKTQRQLYKKSCYLAVIVLVIFLACFLPYHVARSIFLQAERDLCTNGTRGSCGYIVAARKAAVITHCLASANSVWIHSCTFLLERISGNSGEKKVENKLK from the exons ATGAACCAGTCCTGCATTGGAGATGGACAGAACTGTTCCATCAGCGACTTCAAGCGCAATGTTTACCCAACAGCATACCTGCTCATCTTCATCATCGGACTCATAGCTAACTTAATATCACTGTGTGTCTTCCTTAAGATGTGGAGAGCAGAGAAAACTCTCTCATCGATCAACCTGTTCATGGTGAACCTCACTGTGTCTGACCTCATGTTGATCTGCTCGCTGCCCTTTCGAGCCTCATACTACATCAACGACTCAAACTGGGTCTTTGGTGATGTCACCTGTCGCATCATGTCCTATGTCCTCTATGTCAACATGTATGGAAGCATCTACTTCCTCATGGTTCTCAGTGTGATTCGCTATGTTGCCATCACCAAACCCTTTACCTACGTACGCCAGCAGCATTATCGCTGTACCTGGCTAGTGTGTCTCTCCATATGGCTGTTGGTGTCCTTGGCATCCATTCCGAACCTCTTTAGTGGCACAAATCAAGGTGAGAAGGTGACATGCCTGGAGCTTGTGGAACCAGTGGTAGACTTATTGAACACCATTATCATCATGAACTATGGGGCATTGTTGCTTGGTTTCCTCATTCCCTTTTTGGTCATCCTTGTATGTTACACACTTGTGGTGCAACGCCTCTTGAAGCAAAACATTGTGAAAACTCAAAGGCAACTATACAAAAAGTCATGTTACCTCGCCGTCATTGTGCTTGTCATCTTCCTGGCCTGTTTTCTGCCCTACCATGTGGCACGGTCCATCTTTTTGCAGGCAGAACGGGATCTGTGCACAAATGGAACCAGGGGCTCGTGTGGATACATAGTAGCAGCACGTAAAGCTGCAGTCATCACACACTGTCTGGCCTCGGCAAACAGC GTCTGGATCCACTCCTGTACATTTTTGTTGGAGAGAATTTCCGGAAATTCTGGCGAAAAAAAAGTcgaaaacaaattaaaatga